A single window of Undibacterium sp. 5I1 DNA harbors:
- a CDS encoding uroporphyrinogen-III synthase, whose translation MYDMPDMPDMPVIVTRPIRSLSPIIPISLISQAESLSQRVTAMGRTVVRFPLLEIHPLTDYSAFDRLLADLSAYALVAFVSPNAIQATFVRLKNNWSAKIPIAVMGAGSLAALDELGITTANTTIYYPHNPDRTDSETLLDELDIDALRHKKVLIIRGETGRELLADALRSKGIDVAQIAAYRRTAPEFTSLRQDQLGRLLQTQNQWVITSSEALQTLLSWTKQLEQQPGFHGIVAKLQQQHLILPHARIAETAKNCGFQSITLTGSGDEHLLVALQSRL comes from the coding sequence ATGTACGATATGCCTGATATGCCTGATATGCCAGTCATTGTCACCCGTCCTATTCGCTCTCTAAGCCCGATAATTCCAATAAGCCTGATAAGCCAAGCAGAGTCTTTGTCGCAACGAGTTACGGCGATGGGGCGGACTGTGGTGCGTTTTCCTTTGCTGGAGATTCACCCCTTAACGGATTACAGCGCTTTCGATCGTCTGTTGGCCGATTTGTCGGCTTACGCTCTGGTGGCTTTCGTCAGCCCCAACGCAATTCAGGCGACGTTTGTCCGTTTAAAAAACAACTGGTCTGCCAAAATACCAATTGCCGTGATGGGTGCCGGGAGTCTGGCCGCATTAGATGAGCTTGGCATCACGACTGCCAACACCACAATTTATTATCCCCACAACCCGGATCGTACTGACTCTGAGACTTTATTGGACGAATTAGATATCGATGCCCTGCGCCATAAAAAAGTTTTAATTATTAGAGGTGAGACCGGACGCGAATTATTGGCCGATGCTCTGCGATCAAAGGGGATTGATGTAGCCCAAATTGCAGCGTATCGCCGTACGGCACCCGAATTTACATCGTTGCGACAAGATCAGCTTGGCAGACTTTTGCAAACGCAAAATCAATGGGTTATCACTAGCTCTGAGGCATTGCAAACTTTGCTGTCCTGGACTAAACAGTTAGAGCAGCAGCCTGGTTTTCATGGAATCGTGGCAAAATTGCAACAACAGCATTTGATACTGCCACATGCCCGTATCGCAGAAACTGCAAAGAATTGTGGTTTCCAATCAATTACTCTCACAGGTTCTGGCGACGAACACCTGCTTGTCGCGTTACAATCTCGTCTATGA
- a CDS encoding uroporphyrinogen-III C-methyltransferase: protein MNKSTELPVTQVSPPASSEPAKAPGPVFSQPAYVLSGVLAILLAANWWTSQNQINNLREEVAKRLQVAESTTSETKVLAKTVQESAKEIQAKVTLLEGKQVEAQGQQLALDQLYQDLSKNRDEWALAEIEQVLSTASQQLQLAGNVQGALIALQNADSRLAKSDKPQFINIRRAIAKDTDKLKSLPILDLTGIALRLDSVIAQVDHIPLWADEKSVVSATPPKAPLRVLPKSPVPLLKNGKKVALDEIPENSWTMRAEDAWQSFSSEMWNEVKQLIRVRNVETPDALLLTPSQSYFARENLKLRLLNARLALLSRNESMFRNDLIASQDAITKYFDTRAKQTQSVQALLRQVQGSNLSIEMPTLAESLNAVRNYKVKP, encoded by the coding sequence ATGAATAAATCGACAGAACTCCCTGTAACTCAGGTATCACCTCCCGCATCGTCAGAACCGGCAAAAGCGCCTGGTCCAGTGTTTTCGCAACCTGCTTATGTGTTATCCGGCGTATTGGCGATTTTGCTGGCTGCCAACTGGTGGACTTCACAAAATCAGATAAACAACTTGCGCGAAGAGGTTGCTAAGCGTTTGCAAGTCGCGGAGAGTACGACCAGCGAAACTAAAGTACTGGCAAAAACGGTACAAGAGTCCGCGAAGGAAATTCAGGCCAAAGTGACGCTGCTGGAAGGCAAGCAGGTCGAGGCACAAGGTCAGCAATTAGCGCTGGATCAACTGTATCAAGACTTATCCAAAAATCGTGACGAATGGGCATTGGCAGAAATCGAGCAGGTACTCTCGACGGCTAGCCAGCAATTACAATTGGCCGGTAATGTCCAAGGTGCTTTAATCGCTTTGCAAAATGCAGATAGCCGCCTGGCTAAATCGGACAAACCGCAATTTATTAATATCCGCCGTGCGATTGCCAAAGATACCGATAAGCTGAAGTCTTTGCCGATTCTCGATTTGACAGGCATCGCTTTGCGCCTGGATAGTGTCATCGCGCAAGTTGATCATATTCCATTGTGGGCAGATGAAAAATCAGTTGTTTCTGCGACACCACCAAAAGCACCTCTGCGAGTATTGCCAAAATCTCCCGTGCCGCTGTTGAAAAATGGTAAAAAAGTCGCTCTTGATGAAATTCCTGAAAATTCCTGGACAATGCGGGCAGAAGATGCATGGCAAAGTTTTTCCAGCGAGATGTGGAACGAAGTTAAGCAACTCATCAGAGTCCGTAATGTTGAAACGCCAGATGCGTTATTGCTGACACCATCGCAAAGCTACTTTGCCAGAGAAAATCTTAAGTTGCGGCTGTTAAATGCGCGACTAGCATTGTTGTCGCGTAATGAAAGTATGTTTCGCAATGATTTGATTGCTTCGCAAGATGCCATCACTAAATATTTTGATACACGAGCGAAGCAAACCCAATCAGTGCAAGCTTTATTGAGACAAGTACAAGGTAGTAACTTGTCTATAGAAATGCCCACATTAGCGGAGAGCTTGAATGCCGTTCGTAACTACAAAGTGAAGCCCTAA
- a CDS encoding heme biosynthesis HemY N-terminal domain-containing protein, whose amino-acid sequence MRLFIRLLILFAMAVGLAVGARYNPGNVVLFYPPYRIDISLNFFLFLTLVLFVVLYLVMRTIVTTQKMPRKVAMYRQGKRERDGNKALRESLKALFEGRFGHAEKAALRAVELPDNAAVAALIAARAAHHMGQFERRDSWFASTEADMTYKTARLVTMTELLVDQHKAEQALDAVKELHASGTRHIQVLRWALKANQQAKKWPEVLKLVRTLDKHRALHPALSNRLRELAYEDLLTDHGHDAESLRRVWYEIPADDRKNRFVAFTAAKSFNERGLHEDARVIVEKTVAEEWDDRLMRIYRDAAASEGSVALLGQIEHCERWTIQRPTDPELALTLGTLCLKQKLWGKAQRHMEQALSDATESRTVRESNLKLAQLHEALGQADEAAQHYRQCAIATML is encoded by the coding sequence ATGCGTCTTTTTATCCGGCTTCTGATTCTCTTTGCCATGGCAGTTGGTCTTGCCGTTGGTGCCCGCTATAACCCCGGCAACGTAGTGCTTTTTTATCCGCCCTACAGAATAGATATCTCACTCAATTTTTTCTTATTCCTGACACTGGTTTTGTTTGTCGTGCTGTATCTGGTGATGCGCACCATTGTTACCACGCAAAAAATGCCGCGTAAGGTGGCTATGTATCGTCAAGGTAAGCGAGAACGGGATGGCAATAAGGCCTTAAGAGAATCATTAAAGGCTTTATTTGAAGGGCGTTTTGGTCATGCAGAAAAAGCAGCATTGCGTGCTGTTGAACTGCCAGATAATGCCGCGGTTGCTGCATTAATTGCGGCCAGAGCAGCCCATCATATGGGCCAGTTCGAACGCCGTGATTCCTGGTTCGCAAGTACCGAAGCCGACATGACTTATAAAACGGCTCGCTTGGTCACAATGACTGAGTTACTGGTTGATCAGCACAAAGCAGAACAAGCTCTTGACGCTGTGAAAGAGTTGCACGCAAGTGGTACACGTCATATCCAAGTACTGCGCTGGGCACTAAAAGCGAATCAGCAAGCTAAAAAGTGGCCAGAAGTATTAAAACTAGTTCGGACTTTAGATAAACACCGCGCGCTGCATCCGGCTTTATCGAATCGTTTGCGTGAATTGGCCTATGAGGATTTGCTGACTGATCACGGACATGATGCAGAATCACTACGTCGGGTTTGGTACGAAATCCCTGCCGATGACCGGAAAAATCGCTTCGTCGCGTTTACCGCAGCTAAATCGTTTAATGAACGGGGCTTGCATGAGGATGCGCGAGTGATCGTTGAAAAGACGGTCGCTGAAGAGTGGGATGACAGATTAATGCGGATTTATCGCGACGCTGCTGCAAGCGAAGGCTCAGTCGCTTTATTGGGACAGATTGAGCACTGTGAGCGCTGGACGATACAGCGTCCAACAGATCCAGAGCTGGCCTTAACCTTAGGTACTCTTTGCCTTAAGCAAAAATTATGGGGTAAGGCGCAACGTCATATGGAACAGGCATTGTCTGATGCAACAGAGTCCCGAACCGTAAGAGAATCTAATCTCAAGCTGGCACAATTGCACGAGGCTTTAGGGCAAGCTGATGAGGCTGCGCAACATTATCGTCAATGCGCAATTGCTACTATGCTTTAG
- the ppa gene encoding inorganic diphosphatase codes for MSLNNVPSGRDLPNDFNVIIEIPMNADPIKYEVDKETGAIFVDRFMSTAMHYPCNYGYVPQTIAGDGDPVDVLVITPFPLLPGVVVRCRAIGVLKMTDEAGNDAKVLAVPVDKLLSIYSHWQKPEDMNELRLRQIQHFFEHYKDLEKGKWVKIEGWGGPEDAKAEIMEGVANFRKL; via the coding sequence ATGAGCTTAAATAACGTTCCTTCTGGCCGTGACTTGCCGAATGATTTTAATGTCATCATTGAAATCCCGATGAATGCCGATCCAATCAAGTATGAAGTTGATAAGGAAACTGGCGCGATTTTTGTTGATCGTTTTATGAGTACTGCAATGCACTATCCATGTAACTACGGTTATGTGCCACAAACAATCGCGGGTGATGGCGACCCGGTGGATGTATTGGTGATTACACCTTTTCCTCTGCTGCCGGGCGTAGTAGTGCGTTGCCGCGCGATCGGCGTGCTGAAGATGACGGATGAGGCCGGCAATGATGCCAAAGTGTTAGCAGTGCCAGTAGATAAGCTTTTATCGATCTATTCCCACTGGCAAAAACCAGAAGATATGAATGAATTGCGTTTGCGTCAAATTCAGCATTTCTTTGAGCACTACAAAGATCTGGAAAAAGGTAAATGGGTTAAGATCGAAGGTTGGGGCGGCCCTGAAGATGCGAAAGCTGAAATCATGGAAGGCGTTGCAAACTTTCGCAAACTTTAA
- a CDS encoding serine/threonine-protein kinase, which yields MTPLSSTHPASKQGLPTRRVGRFYLTDKLGKGSNGAVFLGHDPVIDRPVAIKILGTSHGIADKKQREQQFINEARAAGRLSHPNIVTIYDASSEGGTTFIAMEFLQGQDLRELLASGKHFDNIATTTIIHKIAEALAYAHENGVIHRDIKPANIFILPNQQPKVVDFGIARAPNRILTNPDNPAQTLFNNNVLGTPNYMSPEQAMSQQVNALTDVYSLGAVMYEMLTQQKPFQSNDIDKLLNQIAHKHPRSPSELNPAVPSSLSAVVMKAMQKAPAQRYRSAAEMAQALHKILERDQRLKRKRKHAGTAADTSKENIGDERKISWLSWIAVLIALGIFVAYFFNVKP from the coding sequence ATGACTCCATTATCCTCAACTCACCCAGCGTCTAAGCAAGGATTGCCAACGCGTCGTGTCGGGCGCTTCTATCTGACAGACAAGCTGGGCAAAGGGTCAAATGGTGCCGTCTTTCTGGGACATGATCCTGTGATTGATCGCCCGGTCGCAATCAAAATACTTGGCACTAGCCACGGGATTGCAGACAAAAAACAACGCGAACAGCAATTCATTAACGAAGCACGCGCTGCCGGACGCTTATCTCACCCCAACATTGTGACCATCTATGATGCCTCCAGTGAAGGCGGCACAACATTTATTGCGATGGAGTTTTTACAAGGACAAGATCTGCGTGAGTTACTCGCTAGCGGCAAACATTTTGATAATATTGCGACCACTACTATTATTCACAAAATTGCCGAAGCGCTCGCGTATGCCCATGAGAATGGTGTAATTCATCGGGATATCAAACCTGCCAATATTTTTATCCTGCCAAACCAGCAACCGAAAGTAGTTGATTTTGGGATTGCCCGTGCACCGAATAGAATTTTAACCAATCCCGACAATCCAGCACAAACCTTATTCAACAATAATGTGCTCGGTACGCCAAACTATATGTCACCAGAACAGGCCATGAGCCAGCAAGTGAATGCACTGACCGACGTGTACTCGCTAGGTGCAGTGATGTATGAGATGTTGACGCAACAAAAACCGTTTCAATCCAACGACATTGACAAACTACTCAATCAAATCGCTCATAAACACCCAAGATCGCCATCAGAATTAAATCCTGCTGTCCCTAGCAGTTTGTCTGCGGTTGTAATGAAGGCCATGCAAAAAGCGCCTGCGCAACGCTACCGTAGTGCCGCTGAAATGGCTCAAGCTTTACATAAAATATTGGAAAGAGATCAACGCCTTAAACGCAAACGTAAACATGCTGGTACTGCGGCTGATACATCAAAGGAAAACATTGGCGATGAGAGGAAAATTTCTTGGTTGAGCTGGATTGCAGTACTAATCGCATTAGGAATTTTTGTAGCTTATTTTTTTAATGTAAAGCCTTAG
- a CDS encoding GNAT family N-acetyltransferase — MTENQHDRIQEDLQESSHYRTRIVTSLSDVGEAQWNHLLSLQTTSNPFLSYAFLHALHESGSACANTGWQPRYITLWDGGILVAAMPLYEKMHSYGEYVFDWAWADAYQRNGFHYYPKLLSAIPFTPVTGGRLLARDVHTQIALLNALKDIQKTGEYSSTHILFPPIEEAQLLQAAGFLLRSGVQFHWINRDYYDFEDFLSQMEQKKRKNIRAERRKVSEAGVQFRQVAGSNMTKDDWIFFKRCYDHTYSDHHSSPYLNLDFFLRIGASMPANLRLIFAERNGKPIAASLLVHDDDTLYGRYWGCLEHVPCLHFETAYYQAIEFCIAKKIKVFEGGAQGEHKMARGFLPQKTCSAHHLVQPEFFDAVAHFLERETDGIAHYFNELNDRIPFKNLKN; from the coding sequence ATGACTGAAAACCAGCACGACCGGATCCAAGAAGATCTTCAAGAAAGTTCACATTATCGCACGCGTATCGTGACTTCATTGTCCGATGTCGGCGAGGCGCAGTGGAATCATTTGCTCAGCCTGCAAACTACTAGTAATCCATTTTTATCTTACGCATTTCTGCACGCATTGCACGAATCTGGATCGGCATGCGCCAATACCGGTTGGCAACCGCGTTATATAACATTATGGGATGGCGGCATCTTAGTCGCTGCAATGCCTTTATATGAAAAAATGCATTCTTACGGTGAATATGTATTTGACTGGGCCTGGGCTGATGCCTACCAGAGAAATGGCTTTCATTATTATCCCAAATTACTCTCGGCGATTCCATTTACGCCGGTCACTGGCGGTCGTCTGCTAGCAAGAGATGTGCATACACAAATCGCTTTATTGAATGCTCTCAAGGATATTCAAAAAACGGGAGAATACTCATCTACCCATATTCTCTTCCCTCCCATAGAAGAGGCTCAATTACTACAAGCTGCGGGTTTTCTATTGAGAAGCGGTGTTCAGTTTCATTGGATCAACCGGGATTACTATGATTTTGAAGATTTTCTGTCTCAAATGGAGCAGAAAAAGCGTAAAAATATCCGTGCCGAACGACGTAAAGTAAGTGAGGCCGGCGTCCAGTTCCGCCAGGTTGCAGGGTCAAATATGACAAAAGACGACTGGATATTTTTTAAGCGTTGCTATGACCACACTTACTCCGATCATCATTCCTCGCCCTATCTAAACTTAGATTTTTTTCTGAGAATAGGCGCAAGTATGCCCGCTAATTTGAGACTCATTTTTGCAGAACGTAACGGCAAACCCATCGCAGCTTCTTTGTTGGTGCATGACGACGATACGCTGTACGGCAGATATTGGGGTTGCCTGGAACATGTACCTTGTCTGCATTTTGAGACCGCGTACTATCAGGCAATAGAATTTTGTATAGCAAAAAAAATTAAGGTTTTTGAAGGCGGTGCGCAAGGCGAACATAAAATGGCACGTGGGTTTTTACCCCAAAAAACTTGCTCAGCACATCATTTGGTTCAGCCAGAATTTTTTGACGCAGTTGCGCATTTCCTCGAGCGCGAAACCGATGGCATAGCGCACTATTTTAATGAACTGAATGACCGGATTCCATTTAAAAATCTAAAAAATTAA
- a CDS encoding NAD+ synthase, which translates to MTVKVAIAQMNSVVGDLAGNAAQILDYAQRAAAQGADIVVTPELSLVGYPPEDLLLRSAFYAKTRETLFALAESLRVLKDMHVLIGHPAENDGVRLNAASVLCNGEVIGSYYKHDLPNDMVFDEKRYFSSGHDAFVFEVKGIKFGVNICEDTWLPTAPKIAKNAGAEVLLVPNGSPYHMSKQHQRFDVMRANVTSQGMSLVYANLVGGQDELIFDGNSFVMNQAGEVCVQLKHCEADLQIVEFDGAAPIMPIAPMLAPQEVINGASPDAQIDTQIEAQVYQALVLGVRDYVGKNGFPSIVLGLSGGVDSALVLAIAVDALGADKVRAVMMPSPYTADISWLDSREMVQGLGVRYDEIPIIACFSAFRDTLSQEFAGLAEDTTEENIQARIRGTILMALSNKYGSIVLTTGNKSEMAVGYCTLYGDMAGGFAVIKDIAKTLVYRLCAYRNRLSPVIPERILTRPPSAELRPDQTDQDSLPPYEILDGIMQRYMEENQSRADIVAAGYREEDVERITRLIKINEYKRRQAPVGIRVTHRAFGRDWRYPITSKFRD; encoded by the coding sequence ATGACAGTAAAAGTTGCAATAGCCCAGATGAACAGCGTTGTTGGCGATCTTGCTGGTAATGCCGCGCAAATTCTTGATTATGCTCAGCGAGCTGCTGCACAAGGCGCTGACATTGTCGTTACGCCAGAGCTCTCTTTAGTGGGGTATCCGCCAGAAGATTTATTATTGCGTAGTGCATTTTACGCAAAAACGCGCGAGACCTTATTCGCTCTTGCAGAGAGCTTGAGGGTTTTAAAAGACATGCATGTTTTGATAGGACATCCTGCCGAAAATGATGGTGTGCGTTTGAATGCCGCATCCGTTTTATGCAACGGTGAGGTGATCGGTAGCTATTACAAACATGATTTGCCAAACGATATGGTATTCGATGAAAAACGGTATTTTTCATCCGGTCACGATGCCTTCGTGTTCGAAGTGAAGGGCATCAAGTTTGGTGTGAATATCTGTGAAGATACCTGGTTGCCTACTGCGCCGAAGATTGCAAAAAACGCTGGTGCAGAAGTGCTGTTAGTACCTAACGGATCGCCTTATCATATGAGTAAGCAGCATCAACGTTTTGATGTGATGCGTGCCAATGTTACGTCGCAAGGTATGTCTTTGGTCTATGCCAATCTGGTAGGCGGACAAGATGAACTAATTTTTGATGGCAATTCATTTGTGATGAATCAGGCTGGCGAAGTGTGTGTTCAGCTAAAACATTGTGAAGCCGATTTGCAGATTGTTGAATTTGATGGTGCGGCGCCCATAATGCCAATAGCGCCAATGCTAGCACCACAGGAGGTAATCAATGGCGCCAGTCCAGATGCACAGATAGATACACAGATAGAGGCGCAGGTCTATCAGGCATTAGTCTTAGGTGTGCGCGATTATGTCGGTAAGAATGGTTTTCCTAGTATTGTATTGGGTTTGTCTGGTGGAGTGGATTCTGCGTTGGTTCTGGCAATTGCGGTTGATGCTTTGGGTGCTGATAAAGTCAGAGCAGTCATGATGCCGTCACCTTACACTGCTGACATATCCTGGCTAGATTCGCGCGAAATGGTGCAGGGTTTGGGTGTACGCTATGATGAAATTCCGATCATCGCCTGCTTTAGTGCTTTTCGAGATACCTTAAGTCAGGAGTTTGCTGGTTTAGCAGAGGACACGACGGAAGAAAATATTCAAGCGCGGATTCGCGGCACCATTCTCATGGCTTTATCGAACAAATATGGCTCCATCGTCCTGACTACCGGGAATAAGAGTGAAATGGCAGTCGGTTATTGCACTTTATATGGCGATATGGCGGGTGGTTTTGCTGTGATTAAAGACATTGCCAAGACATTGGTATATCGTTTGTGTGCTTACCGTAATCGTTTATCACCTGTCATCCCTGAACGTATATTGACCCGTCCGCCATCAGCCGAGTTACGACCTGACCAGACAGACCAGGATTCTTTACCTCCTTACGAGATACTCGATGGCATCATGCAGCGGTATATGGAGGAGAATCAAAGCAGAGCAGATATTGTTGCTGCTGGTTATCGTGAAGAAGATGTTGAACGTATTACTCGTTTGATCAAAATTAACGAATATAAGCGTCGTCAGGCGCCAGTCGGTATACGTGTTACACATCGTGCATTTGGGCGTGACTGGCGTTATCCTATTACATCAAAATTCCGTGACTAA
- a CDS encoding P-II family nitrogen regulator — protein sequence MKQITAVIKPFKLDEVREALADIGVTGLTVTEVKGFGRQKGHTELYRGAEYVVDFLPKIKIEVVVDDNICDNIVDAIIKAAHTGKIGDGKIFVQNVEQVIRIRTGETGSDAV from the coding sequence ATGAAACAAATCACCGCAGTTATTAAACCGTTCAAATTAGACGAAGTGCGCGAAGCATTGGCCGATATCGGTGTCACAGGTCTAACCGTTACTGAAGTTAAAGGTTTTGGCCGTCAAAAAGGACATACCGAGTTATATCGTGGCGCTGAGTATGTTGTAGATTTCTTGCCCAAAATCAAGATTGAGGTTGTAGTTGATGATAATATCTGCGATAACATCGTTGATGCCATCATTAAAGCAGCGCATACAGGCAAAATTGGCGATGGCAAAATTTTTGTACAAAATGTCGAGCAGGTGATACGTATCCGTACAGGTGAAACCGGCTCTGATGCTGTTTAA
- a CDS encoding ABC transporter substrate-binding protein, whose protein sequence is MQTLRRYFSLSLLAALSTIVLPASADQGITDQKITLGQSAAFTGPAAQLGIQLHAGAKAYFDQVNAAGGVHGRKIEIIKMDDKYEADLAAANTKKLIENEDVFALFGYVGTPTSNAALPIFTQAKVPFFAPFTGAQSLREPLNRQIFNIRGSYFDETEHLVERLVRTGLKNIAVFYQNDAYGKAGLAGVERALKKMNVQMVETATVERNSTDVSKAIAKILPKRPDVIIQISAYSSCAAYIKGMRKEGYNGQFYNVSFVGSQALADALGTDGPGTVISQVVPFPWKASTPVVNEYTKVMQKAGIKDLNFSSLEGFIAAKVFVEGLRRAGRSLSREKLISSLETINTSNYDVGGFDVNFSPTSHNGSKYVDMTVITKDGKFLN, encoded by the coding sequence ATGCAAACTTTACGTCGTTATTTCTCCTTGTCGCTGCTCGCGGCTCTCTCTACCATCGTATTACCTGCTTCAGCGGATCAGGGTATTACGGATCAAAAAATCACACTAGGTCAATCGGCTGCTTTTACTGGTCCTGCTGCACAACTGGGCATCCAATTGCACGCCGGTGCCAAGGCTTATTTTGATCAGGTCAATGCTGCTGGTGGTGTGCACGGGCGCAAAATTGAAATCATCAAAATGGATGATAAATACGAGGCCGATTTAGCCGCTGCTAATACTAAAAAACTCATCGAAAATGAGGATGTATTCGCCTTATTTGGCTATGTTGGTACGCCTACCAGTAACGCAGCTTTGCCTATTTTTACGCAAGCTAAAGTTCCTTTCTTTGCTCCTTTTACTGGCGCACAGTCGCTGCGCGAGCCCTTAAATCGTCAGATATTTAATATTCGCGGAAGTTACTTTGATGAGACTGAGCATTTGGTCGAGCGATTAGTCAGAACAGGTCTTAAAAATATCGCTGTCTTTTATCAGAACGATGCTTATGGAAAGGCTGGTTTAGCTGGTGTAGAACGTGCGCTGAAAAAAATGAACGTGCAAATGGTAGAAACCGCGACCGTAGAACGTAATAGCACCGACGTGAGTAAGGCGATTGCTAAGATTTTGCCGAAGCGTCCGGATGTAATTATCCAGATTAGTGCTTATTCCTCATGCGCGGCATACATCAAAGGAATGCGCAAAGAAGGATATAACGGACAGTTTTATAACGTATCTTTTGTCGGTAGCCAGGCCTTGGCAGATGCTTTAGGTACGGATGGCCCTGGTACCGTGATTTCGCAAGTAGTTCCATTCCCTTGGAAAGCATCAACGCCCGTGGTCAATGAATACACCAAAGTCATGCAAAAAGCGGGCATTAAGGATTTGAATTTTTCCAGTCTGGAGGGATTTATTGCCGCCAAAGTATTTGTAGAGGGCTTACGCCGTGCAGGTCGTAGTTTGTCGCGTGAGAAATTGATCTCCTCCTTAGAGACAATTAATACGAGCAATTATGATGTCGGCGGATTTGATGTGAATTTTTCGCCAACTAGTCACAACGGATCAAAATACGTTGATATGACTGTAATCACTAAAGATGGCAAATTCTTGAATTAA
- a CDS encoding Smr/MutS family protein yields the protein MPSSLKNFADLKNLGQQLKQQEEVRLLQEAERNKREKQAKLEANIFRNSIGEVAPLKTVPKHIVQAARPQPIPFQHIADERAALQESISDEFDAITLLATDDGLSYTRAGVGSDVVKKLRTGHWTIQAQLDLHGLRRDQARESLGEFLRKCQRNEHRCVRIIHGKGLGSINKEPVLKNKVKNWLIQKDEVLAFSQATAADGGSGALIVLLKS from the coding sequence ATGCCCAGCTCCTTAAAAAATTTTGCTGATCTGAAAAATTTAGGTCAGCAATTAAAACAGCAGGAAGAAGTGCGTCTGCTGCAAGAAGCTGAGCGCAATAAGCGAGAGAAACAAGCGAAGCTGGAAGCCAATATTTTCCGCAATAGCATAGGTGAGGTGGCGCCACTGAAAACGGTGCCCAAACACATAGTTCAAGCGGCACGCCCGCAACCGATTCCATTCCAGCATATTGCAGATGAGCGCGCTGCATTACAAGAATCTATATCGGATGAATTTGACGCCATCACCTTGCTAGCCACCGACGATGGCCTAAGTTATACCCGCGCAGGTGTTGGCAGTGATGTCGTCAAAAAATTACGTACCGGCCATTGGACTATACAAGCGCAACTAGATTTGCACGGTTTGCGGCGCGATCAGGCGAGAGAAAGTTTGGGCGAGTTTTTGCGGAAATGCCAGCGCAATGAACATCGTTGCGTGAGGATTATTCATGGCAAGGGACTAGGTTCAATCAACAAAGAACCCGTGTTAAAGAATAAAGTAAAAAACTGGTTGATACAAAAAGATGAAGTACTAGCATTTAGCCAAGCCACCGCTGCAGACGGTGGCTCTGGCGCATTGATTGTCTTGCTCAAATCTTAG
- the trxB gene encoding thioredoxin-disulfide reductase has product MSTTTPKHAHVLILGSGPAGYSAAVYAARANLKPVLITGVEQGGQLMTTTDVENWPADPMGVQGPELMQRFQQHAERFNTEIIFDYIHTAKLTEKPIRLIGDQAEYTCDSLIIATGASAQYLGLPSEESFMGKGVSACATCDGFFYRGKEVAVVGGGNTAVEEALYLSNIASKVTVVHRRDKFRAEAILIDRLMAKVAEGKIEVKWNHTLDEVVGDSSGVTGIKIKSSIDGNVSDVTLHGVFIAIGHKPNTSIFEGQLDMHNGYIKTKTGLEGMATATSIPGVFAAGDVQDHIYRQAITSAGTGCMAALDAQRYLED; this is encoded by the coding sequence ATGTCAACTACCACTCCAAAACATGCACACGTATTGATACTCGGCTCTGGCCCTGCTGGCTACTCTGCGGCTGTGTACGCGGCACGTGCCAATTTAAAACCAGTATTGATTACTGGTGTAGAGCAAGGCGGTCAATTAATGACCACAACAGATGTCGAGAACTGGCCAGCAGACCCTATGGGTGTGCAAGGGCCAGAATTAATGCAACGCTTTCAACAGCATGCAGAACGTTTTAATACTGAAATTATTTTCGACTACATCCACACCGCCAAATTGACTGAAAAGCCGATCCGCCTGATCGGTGACCAGGCTGAATATACCTGCGATTCACTGATTATTGCGACTGGCGCATCAGCACAATATCTCGGCTTACCTTCTGAAGAAAGTTTTATGGGTAAAGGCGTATCTGCTTGCGCGACATGTGATGGCTTTTTCTACCGTGGCAAAGAGGTTGCGGTAGTTGGTGGTGGCAATACTGCAGTAGAAGAAGCGCTGTATTTATCTAATATCGCCAGTAAAGTGACTGTCGTACATCGTCGTGACAAATTCCGCGCAGAGGCTATTTTGATTGATCGGCTGATGGCAAAAGTAGCCGAAGGTAAAATCGAAGTTAAATGGAATCACACATTAGATGAAGTAGTAGGAGATAGCTCTGGCGTGACTGGCATTAAAATCAAATCCAGTATTGACGGCAATGTGAGCGATGTCACCCTGCATGGTGTCTTTATCGCCATTGGTCACAAACCTAATACCAGCATCTTCGAAGGTCAACTCGATATGCATAATGGCTATATCAAGACTAAAACAGGTCTTGAAGGTATGGCGACAGCTACTAGCATCCCAGGTGTATTTGCCGCTGGCGACGTGCAAGATCATATCTATCGCCAAGCAATTACTAGTGCGGGTACGGGTTGTATGGCAGCCTTAGATGCACAGCGCTATCTCGAAGATTAA